In Aricia agestis chromosome 5, ilAriAges1.1, whole genome shotgun sequence, the genomic stretch gtgaaaatgttgccaagatgagaacataatactatagttcgtcgtgtcaaaaagtagtgagatctcatgtagagccaagtttctaaacttacatactcagccctaaatttaaaaaccttaattttacactaaagcgcggcaaaatatttgataataatattataatgtgtcagccgcacgagaagaatctaaaaaatctacacattagtcaacatcggtggcctggccatttatcattagttacaGTATATTAATttcaaagccctgacgaataacaaaatggccaagccaccgattttgactaatgtgtagagtttttagattcttctcgtgcggctgacacattataatattattatcaaatattttgccgcgctttagtgtaaaattaaggtttttaaatttagggctgagtatgtaagtttagaaacttggctctacatgagatctcactactttttgacacgacgaactatagtattatgttctcatcttggcaacatttttacatgaaaatgtttttggtgggattcgGTTGACTCTATCAAGAACGTAGGTAGACTAATTCGTTATTGAAATATGTCGcaagaaagaaaaaatattactaaaGTCATATAAATGTCGCAttatctaattaataataaactgGAATCAAGTACCTAACCAAAATATCATTAacataacaattattgttaattatttacttagtaATGTTTTATTACGAGAAGTGCGCcacatttatttatgtttacagGACGTTGACATTTCTGACACTAATAACAAatcagtatttattttaattacaatttgacacaaaattcctaatttaagtataataattaatgttattcaTTGACGCAGTTTATTTTGTACTCATCGTGGCATCTTAACTTTCCTAAATATGGGCAACGGTTGCCTGTGCTCCTACTTTTGAGGTAACTCGCTTACGTGTCTCTACCTAACACGaattaatttttagtttttacctttaatttaaaaaataagatattgCATAAATTAATTGTACTTATATGTTTTAACAAATAAACGATTCTCTCTGTCTgtacaatattaaaatgttttgtcaTTCTTTGTCGAGCTACACCATACGAGGgttgctatttatgtatccggaactggccacttacaagaacaatatttaaaaagtaattacaacatttgaaaatagaactctttggttgaagaatacattttgtttcatgtgactgtcaattatttttccattgtggcgtcattttgaaaattgcgtgtcttcatttgccatggatttaacgcgtgaacattttcgtgcaatgatttactacgattttcggcgtgggctaaatcaacaacagtgctttattcaactcaccgcaacttttggagatgaagcaccatcaaaaaccactgtttatcactggtacagtgagtttaatcgtgggcggtctatgctcacggatgaaaataaagaaggtcgcccaaaaacagctgttgtcccacaaaatatagatgctgtgcgggaactaataatgcgtgatcgtcatgttacatatcgcgagatagatgcgtccttaggcataagtatgacgagcatacataagatattacacgaacatttggctgtaaaaaaatatgttcgcgttggattccgcacaacttgacaatcgatcaaaaacgggctcgtgtcgattggtgcaaaaaaatgataaaaaaatacaaccgtggtacgtcaaaagccgtctaaaatatctacacaggtgatgaatcttggatctatgcacatgaccccgaaactaaacaacagtcaacggtgtgggtgttccaagatgagccgaaaccaacaaaagttactcgtgcaaaaagtactttgaagcaaatggtcgcctgtttttttggaattaatggacatgtggctacagtgccattagagaatcgtaaaacggttaattctgaatggtatgtCGTATACCgtatttgtttaccagaagtctttgaagaaataagaaaggacaaccgacaacgcagaatcatattacatcacgacaatgctagctgtcacacctcagctgaaacaactcagtttttggagggtcaaaagatcgaattgactggtcatccgccgtacagccctgatttggtacctaacgatttctttttatttccatacgcgaagaacaaattacgtggtcaacgtttttcgagccgcgaagaggctgttgatgcgttcaaaatgcacgttttggagatacctcaatcagaatggaaaaagtgttatgaaaattggttccagcgtatgcaaaagtgtgtcgatcatcgcggcgaatattttgaaaagcaataaaaccatattaaatgatatatgtttgtttctttttttaattccggatacataaatagcagccctcgtaacaTCGCAATGTAAAGGAGAAAGAACTAGGCGCAAATCACACGTGTGCAATATCCACCAATGTTGAATGACGATCCGTCTGAAAACCGATCTACCGATGGTGTGTTCCGTATTCACTCCGCTTACTCTTCGCCCTGCCAAAGTGATTTAAGATTCAGACTCTGCGCCATCCTTTTCCATCTTTGCCGAGTGATCTTAAAGTTTTGCGCTAATACTATCCCTTACACTAGGAGCTCAGTCGTACAAGTAACGTGTGTTGCAGGCAGCACGTGGAGCGCGTGAACACGAAGTTCGACGGAGAGCAGCTGACGTATCAGGAGAGCAACCGCTTCCGGTTCCTCCCGCACAAGAGCGCCGGCTCGCCCTTCGACCACGTCAACGTGCCCAACCTGCCGCTGCTGGTAAGCCTCCACTCGACGATACAAGTGGATTTGACGTAACACATTGCTAAGGCGTACTATGCGAACCATTGTTAACCCTCAGAATATTGGTAAAACTAGGTAAAATCCTTATGTTTAACCAATATTCTTAGGGTCTAAGTACGTAGGTGAcacataaacaataattatatcttGAAAAATAGGTAcacttaatggccgctaggggacatTTAGCGTTAGAAGggggttggtgaaaacgggcattagtTACTCATTGAGTGATAGCCTGGTAGTCCGGTTATCGTGTGATCGTTGGATTTTGTATGTAAAGTCGGCCCATTATAGTGTAGTGGAACTAAATCTAACGTCACATCTTCTCAACTAACACAAATTAATCAATAATGAAGTAAGTACTAAAGACACGACCGTAAGTTCAAAATGTTAACAAAACTGTTTACTATGGCGCCCATTTGATATTCGATAGCGTTAAAATTTGGCATTTACcataatatagcaaaaataagaTCTAATCCCACTAAAACATATTACATACCTGTAAAAAATGGGACCAAGTTCCTATTGGCTAACTGTGCGCCTTAATAAAGAGTTGAAATCTaatccaatgccaagtttagATCGAAAATCGATCATAATCATCTTCATCAAAAGCCTGCTCCATAGTACTTCTAATTTGACCTAGGCaggttaatttaattacataaaatatatctagtattaaaatttaattatacttaCAATTAATCAAGTGCTACGTATAGTATGAAAACCTGTAGTGCGCTTAGCTTATTAGGAATGTACTACtataagttacataatatattgtgttattTAGGCGGCGATATCCCGCGCCGTGCACTACCCGCTGCTGATGCAGATGGGTCTGGCGTCCTCTCTCAACCTCGTCAACCACAAGGAGGCCTTCCTCCAGCTGCCCGTCGAGAGGTAATCTAATCGCTTCCGACCCACTGACCCTACAACCATTAACCTCAGTGAACAAATTGTCTGCGCTTGCGCCGCGCCCGATAGCGGCCGAGGTCTCGAGCCCGGAGCCCTTCTCATTGATGGGTACGAGCGACCGAATCGATTCGTCCGAGTgataaaattgataataatgtattaaactTTTTTGTCGGTAATAGTTCGTAACGAGCGGTCGTCACCGTGACGTTCTTTCGCCATTATTTTTGGGGAAGTACGAGCGAGTGAAAGAGTTTTCACTAGACTCTTAAAATTTTATGACCTATTGTACCTAAAGGTTGAAAGTTAACTGGATGTGCATTTTGCAGGTTCCTGTGGGGCTACGAGGATAGCATCTACGACACCGCCAAGACCTTCCTCAGCATCAACGGCCAGCTCAAGTACAAGAACTTCGGCCTGCTCGTCGCTGTAAGTACTGCGGACTGCCAGAGCATAGTAGACCATACACATATATTGTGTACTGCGCTTTATGTGCACtatatttttcaaatcaaaatcaaaatcaaaaatatttttattcggagtaatttttttacaaaaaactctaccgaacgtcgatactacggtgcctaccaccggttcgggaactaacccggcgagaagaaccggcgtaagaaactcgcacggggccatcttttactaaaaagatggaaaattacaatttaaaacatatacccccttattaataataaacattgtataagcttagaatagttatgcagtgttttgttcctgtcacacaagtgacatttttaattggattgtagaagacaaaacatcgtgtaactattcaaagcttatacaacgtttattaataagggggatacagtacaacacggtcacattaacctgaTCTCTATGATGGCAATGAAATCTGGTTTTCATTGCCATCGGGAAACTAATAATTTTGACTATTAAGtcaaaattattactttattgtGATGACATTTATCATCACAGCATAAACATAAACCTAGGTCCTCTAAATGTTAGGTTTTACAATGTTTTAATGTTTAAGTAGACCGGCTGCATTTTTccggttgcaacttgcaacattCGGAGTAATCACGTCCAAAATGTTTCAGAAAAATGGCACGTCCTCCGACGTTTTCACGATCAATACGGGCGCGGCGGACAAGGACAAGATGAACATCCTGGAGCGGTTCAACGGCGTCACCAGCCTCGACATGTGGGGCACCGCCGAGTGCAACAGGTACATCTAATGCCTATCCCCTgttcaaaaataatatgattttgcGACAAGCAACTAGCACTAGCAGTgtcggttttagcactaccagagCGCAGAGGGTGCCGGTAGAGCTGAAGCGGTTGTCTAGAGTCGCCCTCctccctaacgccgctactgtcTGCAAGTCGATAGCGCGATCACTAGCGACCGAGGTACAGGAATTCTTACAAACATAAGTTTTGAGCCTCGATACGCCATCGTTGTTATGAGTACAAATTGGTGGTATCTTAACATGTTGTACTATATTTTCATATCTGTATTGTCCGTATTAAGTAtagagtaaaaactaaaaacattaGAAAGGGTCACCAGTTTCGAATCGGTTTTTGCCTACATTCGCTTTATTACAatacatagtaatattattagtatcctTTTTGAGATTTTCTAGAATATATGATATCGAATGACGAACTAGTATAATCCCCATTAACAAGTTTATCGCATATCATCGGCAGAACTCGGCCGCGACTGCCCGCCCGGTGCCCGATACATGTAATTAACCGTGAGCGGAAACTAATTAATACGGTGCACTTCACATACAAAATGATGAATACTTGAGACGCGGCTCCATACTCAGAATAGTTAGTACGCGATGGACATCAGTGCGGACTTATGTAATTTATGATAGAGACGTCACCGCTTTGATAAAATCTTAATTCGCATCTAGATGATCTCATAACTTATGTTTATCAATGTATTCCTCGATTCTTCGAAAAACGAGACGATACTTGATTTTAAAACTAACTATTGTATGAACAGTTTGAACACTCAAAATAATgtcttttatattttgaaagatTTCAAGTTTATTCAAATTCAGTCTAGcattataaaataccaaatatAAATATGAAATCGAGAATGATATTGAGAATTGATCATAAATCACGAGCATgttcaatatttttatcttgTAAAAAGAATACGGGGTTGAGAGTTTATCGCCGCGGAGCATCAGGCAATGTCACGTCTGGGGAATCAGCGGCGCTTCGGTGATAACTACTCGATTCACGCTCAAAAATACGTTTGGATACAGATAAAAGAATGATTCGAAGCTAATTAAATGCTCGATTCCAGAAAGGAACAGTTAAAACTTCTTTCTGGTATGTTGGTATCGCAACCTCAAACATAGATTGATAATCGTAGCATCGGAGTTCAGGCTAACAGGGTTGTGTTGGTCCCAATTTCATCCAAAGAATCcgcttcttttattttaaatgggGTGTCAGTATATCTAATAAAGTAATGTTAATATTCGCAGTATCTACTCAACGGACGGGTCGATCTTCCCGCCGTCGATACTGGACCGCAACCAGTCGCTGTACGTCTTCTACGCCAACCTCTGCCGCCGCTTCCCCTTCCACTACACCGAGGATGTCGAGGTAGGCTTCACCTGCTCGAAGTTTTGGGGATTTAGGTCTTCCGTTAAATAAACAAAACCAGGTTTCTATCAAgcccttttttttaatttcaggtTCCGTTTCTAACGGGAAACAatctactttaaaatatttggatCGACATGAAGGAATTTCCATGTTTTTGTTAGCGATATCCTACGCCGCTTCACGTCTCCTGGCAATCTGACTTCAACGACATCAATAGAGTCATCACGTGACTGTATACCTCGTCGGTTCCAGATAGCGGACGGCATCAAGCTGCTGCGGTACTCGCTGCCGGACAACGTGTTCGACGACAAGGAGCACAACCCCGCCAACCAGTGCTACTGCGAGCTCGACTCCGGCGCCTGCCCGCCGCGCGGCGTCATCAACGTCACCGCCTGCACGCAGGGTACGCCCCAATACTCTCGGTGAATCACCGTCCCTAGGGGATCCCTTCCTAGCGATCAGAACATGTTTACAATTTGTCACAAAAtcgtcgtatcctacgaataagggcgccctggtcactatggctttttatttttattgcaaaatcgaAATAGGCAGCTCATTATCTATAACCTTCAGTGTAAGAAatagtaaaaagttaattttaataaccagtaaatgaagttttaaaaaatgccaCATTTGCTAGCTCTTAAATTCCCCGACGAAAAAAACAACAAAGGCCTCTGTGACCGTTTTCTTGGAGTGCGTGAAAGGACGCGCGGGGGGGGGGACGAGGCGCTCGCGCCACCACGCCCTTACTCCGCGAACTCACGTATGCGTCATTGCactgtttttgtttaaattactttgTGTTAACCGTAAAAGGGAACATACGAAATGTTATCATGCTAAGCTGATGTTGAAGTAGAATAGGAACCGCTCCGTCATATTGTAACTACTCATAAGCTAAACCAAGAGTCAGAAACAGCCAGAGTTTTCTTATACCTATTATCGTTATACTATACTcgtactttcccatttatacttaaagtataaatgggaaagtatgtttctTTGTCCTTCCTTCATGCCCTAGCGAAGCAACTAATCGACATGATTTTAAGCACATACTAAGTCGCAAGAATGAAGAGTAACAAAGGTTACTTTTGGTTTTGGAAAAACATAACGTTCCTAAAATACTCGTgttttacgcgatttttgaatTTCACGCGATCTAAGCcgggggcaaaagctagtaactcatatagaggtaagaacgacaaCCAACTATTATAGAGCTTCGGTCGCggatactttaggaggtatccagttttgaaaGTCTACCGCACCTTCGATAAAATTTaaggtaattttttttcctcTCTCCCACTCTCTCTCTCGAATCTCGTCTCCCACTGACGGACCCTTATGACAGTTGCTTCCTATTACCAGACAACTTATGCCAGTTACTTCCCACTGCCATACCACCTTAAAATGGAATACTTTTGGCATTTTAAGGAATAATTAAGGGTGTCTGAGATGAGATTCCTACATTTCCGAAAGAAGTAAGAAAATAAAAGCGCTTTTCATTGTATCGAAGGCTAGGTAGACcttcaaaactggatacctcctaaacgcGATCAAAATTCTATAGTTGCTGTTTGTtcatacaggaaaactttcaacttttataaaatgacaaaaatctgTCTATCACTGGCTCTTGGATGATCTAATTGTCATAAAAGTTaaccaatataataatagtCAGAGTAACTAGTCGTtagttataatgttatttggtaaTTTAAAGTAACTGGCATAAAACTGTAAAGTCTTATCACgttatatgttttatttttacaagttGAACGAAACCAATAGTTATTGTGATTGCTTGACAGCAATCACAATAACTATTGGTTCTCAACCCTGAAGGGTtgagaattaatattataaaacgttccatattattaatttaatgtatatttttcgcCTATgcctatttttattgtttttttttagtttacgtacccaacgggtaaagacgggaccctattaataacacttcgatgtctgtctgtccgtccgtctgtctccaggctctatctcaAGAACTTTTCACAGATTGAGTATATCTACTGccactttaacaacaaattaaaaaaaaaaattaaattaaatatttaagtgggctcccatacaacaaacgtgattttttgctattttttgctccatgtcaataatagcaacaggtgagCTTTTGAAATGTTCCATTGTTCTTaggtatactttaataataattgacgacaaaattaaaataaattaaaaaattatacaaaaaacacacatttttggctatttttagtgtataatggtacggaacccttcttgcgcgagtacaactcgcacttggccgatttttcaatgtGGTTTTAAAAAGGAAATTCTTTGATAATGATCAATAAAAAGACACAAATGCTCTTAAGACCCCGTTGAATCCGCGCAAAAAAGGCATAACGTTACTTGTGTCTGAAGAGACTTATTTTACTCCGccgaaaaaagaaataagggacaaatctacccgaaatatcaaattaaacgtCTCATTCAAAATGTCATAGCAACCGCTACGTAGTTATGCGATAATTTCATCATTAATTTCTAAAAGTTGtctaacaatattttgaaataaacacaaaaaaccttctcctgtaaagtagggtttttgcaacagcgcccttattcgtaggatacgacgaAATATACTAATGGCTTTTATAAAAGGTTTTTAAGTGGAGGATAGCTTATTCGCTTTGCTGCTGATTACTTTATACTAAGCTAGAAGTAGAGAGATTTTATATCTGAGCAGCAGCAATGCGATtaggaaatattatttaatttcttatGTTACTTTAAACTTTTGATTCCCCTGTTGCATTGCAGTTCAATCAAGTCACAGAACTAGTCTAAATCGGACCCTATAAGCAGCTTCTGCATTCGCAGGTTTCCCGGCGTTCGCGTCGTTCCCGCACTTCCACCTGGGCGACCCGGCACTTCGCTCGCAGCTGAGCGGGCTGCGGCCGGACGCGCGCCCCAACTACCTGGACGTGCACCCCACGCTGGGCATCGCGCTGCGCGGCAAGTCCTCGCTGCAGCTCAACGTGCAGGTCAAGAAGGGCGCAGTGTTCGGCGCGCTGCGCTACCTGCCGCAGGACATCATCCTGCCCGTCGCCTGGATTGAAATGGTAGGCAGTAATTGTATAGTTATTGTGACACACAAtttactttgtttgtttactgtctatcgTAAGAAACCAATTTCCGCCGGCAGTTCTACCGATGCTACTTAATGTGGGTTTTACCTCGTAAGTCAAGCAATCGACGGCTACTTTTCCAAACGGTTGAACTCGTTCAAAACTTTTCCCATTTTTCAATCGGTCACTCTAAAGAATGTCTTCAGACTAGGGTTCCTCACTAGTCTGAAGGACATTGCTAATTTGACGTATCTTTCAACCCTTCCATTTTCTCTTCCAGTCAGTGGAGGATCTGCCGGAGTCGCTGCAGTCGCTGGTGTACCACGGCACGTACTcgacggcggcggcgcggctcgGGCTGTCGGTGTTCGCGGTGCTGGCGCTGGTGCTGTCCGCCGCGTGCCTGGCGCTGCTGGTGGCCGGCCGCCGCCGCAAGCCCTGCGCCGTCGTCAAGGTGCCCGTCGACACTAAGCCGGAATCCTGAGCGCCCGTGGTCGAGTGCCGTCGACGACTCGAGTCATGATCGTACCGACAGTAACCACGCAATACCAAAGTCAACACCAAAAGTAGGATATAATCGCAGTCAGTAATGAATTTCCAATTAACTTGTAGAAAGTCACAGAATGTGGTTACATACAGTACTGTACAttagacaaaaaaaaacaaaatcctGACGCTGTAAAGCATCACTACACATCACCTGCTGAAGTGAGG encodes the following:
- the LOC121727427 gene encoding scavenger receptor class B member 1-like; the protein is MEQGAPLMGAGERVVIVAPAAAGKILIREDTIMNNLQGCAGCGRAQFTCAGVRRQWSGLCWGQTLTKRYYCFVVALSALFSVSLIAAVFLLFTNSFNDAILSSMALRNNSLAYSMWRRPTVTPTMRVHLFNYTNWEAVRDGREDKLHVQEVGPYAYSQHVERVNTKFDGEQLTYQESNRFRFLPHKSAGSPFDHVNVPNLPLLAAISRAVHYPLLMQMGLASSLNLVNHKEAFLQLPVERFLWGYEDSIYDTAKTFLSINGQLKYKNFGLLVAKNGTSSDVFTINTGAADKDKMNILERFNGVTSLDMWGTAECNSIYSTDGSIFPPSILDRNQSLYVFYANLCRRFPFHYTEDVEIADGIKLLRYSLPDNVFDDKEHNPANQCYCELDSGACPPRGVINVTACTQGFPAFASFPHFHLGDPALRSQLSGLRPDARPNYLDVHPTLGIALRGKSSLQLNVQVKKGAVFGALRYLPQDIILPVAWIEMSVEDLPESLQSLVYHGTYSTAAARLGLSVFAVLALVLSAACLALLVAGRRRKPCAVVKVPVDTKPES